In one window of Lynx canadensis isolate LIC74 chromosome B3, mLynCan4.pri.v2, whole genome shotgun sequence DNA:
- the GPR132 gene encoding probable G-protein coupled receptor 132 produces the protein MPGNDTLVSGPVSATPFPGAGPCNVSFEDSRVVLVVAYSVVCLLGFPANCLTAWLTLLQARQGNVLAVYLFCLALCELLYIGTLPLWVVYIRNQHRWTLGPWACKVTAYIFFCNLYVSILFLCCVSCDRFAAVVYALETRGRRHQRTAFLISASVFLVVGLIHYPVFEMEDGDTCFETLPTNTRVASYCYSRFAVGFAVPLSVIAFTNQRIFRSIKLSTGLSAAQKAKAKRLAIAVVLIFLVCFAPYHLALLVKAVAFSYYKGDPGSMCAFEANLYTTSAVFLCLSTANGVADPIIYVLATGHSWQEVSRIHREWRKCSARTDVVKLTCSKDSEEAPLPTTLTNGHTIPRIVEPPEPQPRAWGSPCALERPGEESC, from the exons ATGCCAG GGAACGACACCCTAGTAAGCGGCCCTGTCTCGGCGACCCCGTTTCCCGGCGCGGGCCCCTGTAACGTGTCCTTCGAGGACAGCAGAGTGGTCCTGGTGGTGGCGTACAGCGTCGTGTGCCTGCTGGGCTTCCCGGCCAACTGCCTGACGGCGTGGCTGACGCTGCTGCAGGCGCGGCAGGGCAACGTGCTGGCGGTCTATCTGTTCTGCCTGGCGCTGTGCGAGCTGCTCTACATCGGCACCCTGCCCCTCTGGGTCGTCTACATCCGGAACCAGCACCGCTGGACCCTGGGCCCGTGGGCCTGCAAGGTGACGGCCTACATCTTCTTCTGCAACCTGTACGTCAGCATCCTCTTCCTGTGCTGCGTCTCCTGCGACCGCTTCGCGGCGGTGGTGTATGCCCTGGAGACCCGAGGCCGCCGCCACCAGAGGACCGCCTTCCTCATCTCGGCGTCCGTCTTCCTCGTCGTCGGCCTCATCCACTACCCGGTGTTTGAGATGGAAGACGGGGACACCTGCTTCGAGACGCTGCCCACCAACACCAGGGTCGCCAGCTACTGCTACTCCCGCTTCGCCGTGGGGTTCGCCGTCCCTCTCTCCGTCATCGCGTTCACCAACCAGCGGATCTTCAGGAGCATCAAGCTGAGCACGGGCCTGAGCGCCGCCCAGAAGGCCAAGGCGAAGCGCCTGGCCATCGCGGTGGTGCTCATCTTCCTGGTCTGCTTCGCGCCCTACCACCTGGCGCTCCTCGTCAAGGCCGTCGCCTTTTCCTACTACAAGGGAGACCCGGGCTCCATGTGCGCCTTCGAAGCCAACCTGTACACGACCTCCGCGGTGTTCCTGTGCCTGTCCACGGCCAACGGCGTGGCCGACCCCATCATCTACGTGCTGGCCACGGGCCACTCGTGGCAAGAGGTGTCCAGGATCCACAGGGAATGGAGGAAGTGCTCCGCGAGGACAGATGTTGTCAAGCTCACGTGTTCCAAGGACTCAGAGGAGGCGCCCCTGCCCACGACGCTCACTAACGGCCACACGATCCCCAGGATCGTCGAGCCCCCGGAGCCACAGCCGCGTGCGTGGGGCTCACCGTGCGCCTTGGAGAGGCCGGGCGAAGAGTCCTGTTGA